A genomic window from Balaenoptera acutorostrata chromosome 20, mBalAcu1.1, whole genome shotgun sequence includes:
- the ZNHIT3 gene encoding zinc finger HIT domain-containing protein 3 isoform X1, whose product MASLNCSTAVCVICLEKPKYRCPACRVPYCSLTCFREHKEQCNPETRPVEKEIRSHLTAKTKKPVENTDDDDDSVADFLSSDEEEDRVSLQNLKNLGESAALRSLLLSPHLRQLMVNLDQADDKAKLMRACMQEPLFLEFADCCLRIVEPSPNEDS is encoded by the exons ATGGCGTCGCTCAATTGCAGCACCGCTGTCTGCGTTATCTGTTTGGAGAAACCCAAATACCGCTGCCCCGCCTGCCGCGTGCCCTA CTGCTCGTTGACCTGCTTCCGGGAGCACAAAG aGCAGTGCAACCCTGAAACTCGTCCCGTCGAGAAAGAAATAAGATCGCATCTTACTGCAAAAACTAAAAAGCCTGTGGAAAACACAG atgatgatgatgactctGTAGCTGATTTTCTCAGTAGTGATGAGGAAGAGGACAGAGTTTCTTTgcagaatttaaagaatttag GGGAGTCTGCAGCGCTGAGAAGCTTACTGCTCAGTCCACACCTTAGACAGTTGATGGTCAACCTCGATCAGGCAGACGACAAGGCAAAGCTCATGCGAGCCTGCATGCAGGAGCCTTTGTTTTTGGAGTTTGCTGACTGCTGTTTAAGGATCGTGGAACCATCCCCGAACGAGGATTCTTAA
- the ZNHIT3 gene encoding zinc finger HIT domain-containing protein 3 isoform X2, whose translation MASLNCSTAVCVICLEKPKYRCPACRVPYCSLTCFREHKGESAALRSLLLSPHLRQLMVNLDQADDKAKLMRACMQEPLFLEFADCCLRIVEPSPNEDS comes from the exons ATGGCGTCGCTCAATTGCAGCACCGCTGTCTGCGTTATCTGTTTGGAGAAACCCAAATACCGCTGCCCCGCCTGCCGCGTGCCCTA CTGCTCGTTGACCTGCTTCCGGGAGCACAAAG GGGAGTCTGCAGCGCTGAGAAGCTTACTGCTCAGTCCACACCTTAGACAGTTGATGGTCAACCTCGATCAGGCAGACGACAAGGCAAAGCTCATGCGAGCCTGCATGCAGGAGCCTTTGTTTTTGGAGTTTGCTGACTGCTGTTTAAGGATCGTGGAACCATCCCCGAACGAGGATTCTTAA